From the genome of Torulaspora globosa chromosome 2, complete sequence, one region includes:
- the ATP1 gene encoding F1F0 ATP synthase subunit alpha (ancestral locus Anc_7.432): protein MLARTAAIRSVTRSFVNVARVARVARPATIIAGRRYATAKAQPTEVSSILEERIRGVSEEANLNETGRVLAVGDGIARVFGLNNIQAEELVEFSSGVKGMALNLEPGQVGIVLFGSDRLVKEGELVKRTGKIVDVPVGPELLGRVVDALGNPIDGKGPIKASGRTRAQVKAPGILPRRSVHEPVQTGLKAVDALVPIGRGQRELIIGDRQTGKTAVALDTILNQKRWNDGSDESKKLYCVYVAIGQKRSTVAQLVQTLEAHDALKYSIIVAATASEAAPLQYLAPFTAASIGEWFRDNGKHALIVYDDLSKQAVAYRQLSLLLRRPPGREAYPGDVFYLHSRLLERAAKMSEKEGAGSLTALPVIETQGGDVSAYIPTNVISITDGQIFLEAELFYKGIRPAINVGLSVSRVGSAAQVKALKQVAGSLKLFLAQYREVAAFAQFGSDLDASTKQILTRGERLTQLLKQSQYAPLAAEEQVPLIYAGVNGYIDGIELSRVAEFESSFLAYLKANHEDILSSIREKGELPKDLLEKLKSATESFVATF from the coding sequence ATGTTGGCTCGTACTGCTGCTATTCGTTCTGTTACTAGATCCTTTGTCAACGTGGCTAGAGTTGCCAGAGTTGCTAGACCGGCTACCATCATCGCTGGTAGAAGGTATGCCACTGCCAAGGCTCAACCAACCGAAGTGTCGTctattcttgaagagagaATCAGAGGCGTTTCTGAGGAGGCTAACTTGAACGAGACTGGTAGGGTTTTGGCCGTTGGTGATGGTATCGCCCGTGTTTTCGGTTTGAACAACAttcaagctgaagaattggtCGAGTTCTCCTCTGGTGTCAAGGGTATGGCCCTTAACTTGGAACCTGGTCAAGTTGGTATTGTGCTTTTCGGTTCCGACAGATTGGTCAAGGAAGGTGAATTGGTCAAGAGAACTGGTAAGATTGTGGATGTTCCGGTCGGTCCAGAATTGTTGGGTAGAGTTGTCGACGCTCTAGGTAACCCAATCGACGGTAAGGGCCCAATCAAGGCTTCTGGCCGTACTAGAGCTCAAGTCAAGGCTCCAGGTATcttgccaagaagatctGTCCACGAGCCAGTGCAAACCGGTTTGAAGGCTGTTGACGCTTTGGTGCCAATCGGTAGAGGTCAAAGAGAACTGATCATCGGTGACCGTCAGACTGGTAAGACCGCCGTCGCTCTGGACACCATTTTGAACCAAAAGAGATGGAACGACGGTTCTGACGAATCCAAGAAGTTGTACTGTGTCTACGTCGCCATTGGTCAAAAGAGATCCACCGTGGCTCAATTGGTTCAAACCTTGGAAGCACACGACGCTTTGAAATACTCCATCATCGTGGCTGCCACCGCTTCCGAGGCTGCTCCTCTACAATACTTGGCTCCATTCACCGCTGCCTCCATTGGTGAATGGTTCAGAGACAACGGTAAGCACGCCTTGATCGTCTACGACGATTTGTCTAAGCAAGCTGTTGCCTACCGTCAACTATCTCTATTGTTGAGAAGACCTCCAGGCCGTGAAGCTTACCCTGGTGATGTCTTCTACTTGCATTCCAGATTGTTGGAAAGAGCCGCCAAGATGTCTGAAAAGGAAGGTGCCGGTTCCCTGACCGCTTTGCCAGTCATTGAAACTCAAGGTGGTGATGTTTCTGCTTATATTCCAACTAACGTCATCTCCATTACTGACGGTCAAATTTTCTTGGAAGCTGAATTGTTCTACAAGGGTATCAGACCAGCCATTAACGTCGGTCTTTCTGTCTCCAGAGTTggttctgctgctcaagtgaaggctttgaagcaagTCGCTGGttctttgaagctgttcTTGGCTCAATACAGAGAAGTCGCTGCTTTCGCTCAATTCGGTTCCGACTTGGATGCTTCCACCAAGCAAATTTTGACCAGAGGTGAGAGATTGACTCAATTGTTGAAACAAAGCCAGTACGCTCCATTGGCCGCCGAAGAACAAGTGCCATTGATTTACGCTGGTGTCAACGGTTACATCGATGGTATTGAATTGTCCAGAGTTGCTGAGTTCGAatcctccttcttggcttACTTGAAGGCCAACCACGAAGACATTCTAAGCTCCATCAGAGAAAAGGGTGAATTGCCAAAGGATTTGttggaaaaattgaaatCTGCTACTGAATCTTTTGTTGCCACTTTTTAG
- the CCL1 gene encoding TFIIH complex kinase subunit CCL1 (ancestral locus Anc_7.431) — translation MTSIRQQTPVSDGKASKDSSTEKPSNYKRLSDDDLFRHSSQYRFWSFTPEQLEQKRIQVNAQAVQSIEEDLRNFVADNKTDLNEEEIKTIEMKAVPVTAEEELKLINLYAKKVQMIAQRLNLPTEIVATSITFFRRFYLENSVHKFEPKAIVLTTIFLACKSDNYFIGIDSFCEKTRGSKEQILKYEFPLLESLKFSLFNHHPYRPLHGFFLDIQAVLHGKVDLSYMGHIYDRCKKRITEALLTDAVYFYSPPQITLSALMIEDEALTTRYLELKFHGNNPDSSADEQKTISQDISISLEKLMTLIRDCKKIIEQSTNTSVEEAKSIAARLYFCQNPEDLLKKLKKRKHDEQDSPRAEKKTRVE, via the coding sequence ATGACTTCGATACGTCAGCAAACCCCAGTTTCTGATGGCAAGGCATCGAAGGACAGTTCGACGGAAAAGCCATCTAATTATAAGAGACTAAGTGACGATGACTTATTCAGACACTCATCACAGTATCGTTTTTGGTCATTCACCCCAGAACAACTTGAGCAGAAAAGGATACAAGTGAACGCACAGGCTGTTCAAtcgattgaagaagatttacGCAACTTTGTGGCCGATAATAAGACTGATCtaaatgaagaagagattaaAACCATCGAAATGAAAGCTGTTCCGGTGACGGCTGAAGAGGAACTtaaattgatcaatttaTATGCCAAGAAGGTTCAAATGATAGCTCAAAGACTGAATTTACCGACGGAGATTGTAGCCACCTCCATCACATTTTTCAGAAGATTCTACTTGGAGAACTCGGTGCACAAGTTCGAACCCAAGGCGATAGTGCTCACAACCATCTTTCTGGCCTGTAAATCGGATAACTACTTCATCGGTATCGACTCTTTCTGCGAAAAGACCAGAGGATCGAAAGAGCAAATCCTAAAGTATGaatttcctcttctggaGAGTTTGAAATTCTCATTATtcaatcatcatccatACAGGCCCTTACATGGCTTCTTCCTGGACATTCAAGCTGTTCTACATGGTAAAGTGGATCTCAGTTATATGGGTCACATCTATGACAGGTGCAAAAAGCGCATAACGGAGGCCTTATTAACAGATGCCGTATATTTCTACTCGCCACCACAAATAACATTATCCGCGCTTATGATCGAGGACGAAGCACTTACGACAAGATACCTGGAGCTGAAGTTTCATGGCAACAATCCAGACAGCAGTGCTGACGAACAGAAGACCATATCGCAAGATATCAGTATTTCACTTGAGAAGTTAATGACTCTCATAAGAGACTGCAAAAAAATTATCGAACAATCCACAAACACTTCTGTAGAGGAAGCAAAATCCATTGCAGCAAGGTTGTATTTTTGTCAGAATCCTGAAgatctcttgaagaaactaaagaagaggaagcacGACGAGCAAGACTCGCCCAGAGCAGAAAAAAAAACCAGGGTCGAGTAG